A single Brassica rapa cultivar Chiifu-401-42 chromosome A04, CAAS_Brap_v3.01, whole genome shotgun sequence DNA region contains:
- the LOC117133722 gene encoding uncharacterized protein LOC117133722 — translation MPPRTRNPKALKASRGAATPSHSANVPSSYPWPNKAEGQPININDPLLLDYNCEGWDKESAARYNRLLAAEILPTRFAHAETLAALGLESDVFETLDVMGLAPLCYQAQVLYPDLVRQLLATAQITYQNPTAPTYENCYFSFMADGKFCSISLHDLNELLEIADTPREVSVDKKFAPANAFWDLIATGKFTSRKAYQSQIRNPTLRIIAKIVSNILFAKEHTSKVTNGELQVLYTGLEDEIRRDRVIPIQTVKTNPGFLLITMLSERKDSMVRTEDKKDRCGSVLTPLFKRFNIDLDSYTVVPELEYIDTAYLITCHILRDESTYKFTDKDGITLYCKLPLPGLTDFTTLDNIVFLPNAEHLCVDPRAPIPDENAAGDDVEDITPPADGAYDLEDLTDVTDDHAYRRWMVDSQKKNNSLMKRILRALTGGCIRSQDEQTTQGTRRPGKEPAGTSAREERLPRNRRTAGHSSSGDSD, via the coding sequence ATGCCTCCAAGAACAAGGAACCCTAAAGCACTCAAGGCCTCTCGCGGAGCAGCCACGCCTTCTCACTCCGCGAACGTCCCTTCCTCCTACCCATGGCCGAACAAGGCTGAGGGTCAACCGATCAACATCAATGACCCACTACTCCTTGACTACAATTGTGAGGGGTGGGACAAGGAGTCCGCAGCAAGATACAACAGGCTTCTCGCAGCAGAGATCCTGCCCACACGATTTGCTCACGCGGAGACCTTAGCTGCTCTTGGTCTCGAGTCTGATGTGTTCGAGACGCTCGATGTCATGGGCCTCGCTCCTCTCTGCTACCAAGCCCAAGTTCTCTATCCAGATTTGGTTCGGCAATTGCTCGCAACAGCTCAGATTACTTACCAGAACCCAACTGCGCCAACATACGAGaactgctacttctccttcatggCTGACGGCAAGTTCTGCTCCATCTCTCTCCACGATCTAAACGAACTACTCGAGATCGCAGACACGCCAAGAGAGGTCTCAGTTGACAAAAAGTTCGCGCCAGCAAACGCCTTTTGGGATCTCATTGCGACAGGGAAGTTCACTTCTCGCAAGGCTTATCAGTCACAAATCCGAAACCCCACTCTGCGTATCATTGCCAAGATCGTCTCGAACATCCTATTCGCAAAGGAACACACCTCCAAGGTCACAAACGGAGAGCTGCAGGTTCTATACACCGGCctcgaggatgagatccgtAGAGACAGAGTCATACCGATACAGACTGTGAAAACAAACCCTGGATTCCTTCTCATCACGATGCTCTCTGAGCGCAAGGATTCCATGGTCCGAACGGAAGACAAGAAAGATCGCTGCGGCAGTGTTCTCACACCCTTGTTCAAACGCTTCAACATCGACCTGGATTCCTACACGGTTGTTCCTGAGCTTGAGTACATTGACACCGCCTATTTGATCACGTGCCACATCCTGCGCGACGAAAGCACATATAAGTTCACAGACAAGGACGGGATCACTCTCTACTGCAAGCTCCCTCTTCCAGGGTTAACAGATTTCACAACCTTGGATAACATAGTGTTCTTGCCAAACGCAGAACACTTGTGCGTCGACCCCCGAGCGCCAATTCCAGATGAGAATGCGGCAGGGGATGATGTGGAGGACATAACTCCACCTGCTGATGGTGCTTACGACCTAGAGGACCTCACGGATGTTACAGATGACCACGCCTACAGACGTTGGATGGTGGACTCCCAGAAGAAAAACAACAGCCTCATGAAGAGGATCCTCAGAGCACTCACTGGAGGCTGCATCAGAAGTCAGGATGAGCAGACGACGCAAGGAACAAGGCGCCCAGGCAAAGAACCAGCGGGCACTTCAGCTAGAGAAGAGAGACTTCCGAGGAACCGGAGAACAGCCGGCCACTCCAGCAGCGGCGATTCAGACTGA